From the Nostoc sp. PCC 7107 genome, the window CCAAAAATGTTCTGATTCCTGAACTCTATCAACTTCTGGGTAAGAAAGAGCGATCGCCGCTTCTTTACCACTAGCATTTGGGCAAGGTGATAATACTACAGAAATTCTGACTAAAGAACGGTCATCTCCCAGTCTTTCGCGTAATGCTTGGACAACTGGACGCACCCAAGTTGTGATTTCTCCAGGGCCATTGGAGAGAATGAGAATATCTACTGGAGTCATGAGTTATGGCAAAAGGCAAAAGGCAAAAGTAAGAATTGTTTTTAATATTAGTGGTATACGTGCGTGTAATTTTCTACTTCAACTAACTAGATGGTAGTGGTTGCTGATTTTCTAGGGTTTGGCTACCAAATGTGCGGGGTATTTGTACGGCCAATACTGTTAAATTAACTGCCATATAAGCTACCAGCGACATCCAAAGTATTTGGTTATTGTGAAGATAGGAGGCTGTAATTGCTACAGGCAAAAAGCCCAATCCAAAGGCAATTAAGACTGCATTACGTAGAGTTGCACCTTCTTTTAAGCCAATGAAATAACCTTCCAACATAAAGGCAATGGCGGTTAATCCTAGTAGTGGCAGCAACCAAATTGTATAAGTACTAATATGTTTGTTAACTTCAGCGTGATTAGTTAACAGCCCAAATACTGCATCAGGAAACAGTACAGACACGGCGGCAAAACCTAATGCAATTACCAAACTAGTTAATATCGAGACAGTCAGTAGTGGACTCATCTGTTCTTTAGCACCTTTGCTATAAAAGTTTCCAGTGAGTGTTTGAGTTGTCATCCCCACACCTTGGACTGTGAACTGACTTAGCAAAGCAATCTGTAATAACAATCCATTCTCTGCTAATATTTCTGTTCCCATTGCTGCGCTCAAGTTGGTGAAGATGGCATAAGTAGAAATCAGAACGACAAAGCGGATGAGAATGTTACTTTTGAGCGCCACCGTATCTTTAAGAGCTACCCAATCAAATACTTCTTGTAAAGCAGCGGGTAATGTTTGCCAGGGAATAGTAAAGCAGGCATATATCATACCCGTTACGAGCGCCAGATATTGACTAATGGCTGTGGCTAGTCCGGCTCCCATACTTTCCCAACCCCACAGTGAAATCATCAAATAGTCCAGTACCACATTAGAACCATTACCAATTACAGACATGAGCAAGACTACGCTATTCT encodes:
- the gntT gene encoding guanitoxin biosynthesis MATE family efflux transporter GntT is translated as MTIAVSPKYNFLPRFYKLASISMLSNMMVPLAGLVDIAFLGHLADIRHLAGVILATIIFDYLYRVLKFLRSSVNALTAQAVGLDDHKAVLLAGIRSGLIALGIGLLILLLQYPLQKLGFTILSGSPEIEIAGADYFQARIWGAPAVLLNFVLIGWFMGQEKNSVVLLMSVIGNGSNVVLDYLMISLWGWESMGAGLATAISQYLALVTGMIYACFTIPWQTLPAALQEVFDWVALKDTVALKSNILIRFVVLISTYAIFTNLSAAMGTEILAENGLLLQIALLSQFTVQGVGMTTQTLTGNFYSKGAKEQMSPLLTVSILTSLVIALGFAAVSVLFPDAVFGLLTNHAEVNKHISTYTIWLLPLLGLTAIAFMLEGYFIGLKEGATLRNAVLIAFGLGFLPVAITASYLHNNQILWMSLVAYMAVNLTVLAVQIPRTFGSQTLENQQPLPSS